A genomic stretch from Vibrio neptunius includes:
- the cytR gene encoding DNA-binding transcriptional regulator CytR: MATMKDVAQLAGVSTATVSRALMNPEKVSTATRKRVEDAVLEAGYSPNSLARNLRRNESKTIIAIIPDICDPYYTEIIRGIEDAAMEHGYIVLLGDSGQQKKRESSFVNLVFTKQADGMLLLGTDLPFDVSKPEQKNLPPMVMACEFAPELELPTVHIDNLTSAFEAVNYLTQMGHKRIAQISGPDSAVLCQFRYQGYQQALRRAGITMNPNYCTYGDFSFEDGAKALRKLLSLPEPPTAIFCHNDAMAIGAIQEAKKLGLRIPQDLSVVGFDDIQFAQYCDPPLTTISQPRYEIGRQAMLMMLELLRGHDVRAGSRLLETQLIVRESAAPPRIN, from the coding sequence ATGGCGACAATGAAGGATGTTGCTCAACTAGCAGGCGTTTCAACAGCAACAGTATCGCGTGCTCTAATGAACCCGGAAAAAGTATCTACAGCCACACGGAAGCGGGTCGAAGATGCAGTTTTGGAAGCCGGGTATTCACCAAATTCTCTTGCGCGCAACCTGCGCCGAAATGAATCCAAGACCATCATAGCTATTATTCCGGACATCTGTGATCCCTATTATACAGAGATTATCCGTGGGATAGAGGATGCGGCGATGGAGCATGGGTACATCGTACTTCTCGGAGACAGTGGCCAGCAGAAAAAGCGTGAGAGCTCTTTTGTCAATCTTGTCTTTACTAAGCAAGCGGATGGGATGTTGCTGCTTGGTACTGATCTCCCATTTGATGTCAGCAAACCAGAGCAAAAAAACTTACCACCTATGGTGATGGCGTGCGAGTTTGCTCCGGAGTTAGAGTTGCCGACGGTCCACATCGATAATCTGACTTCAGCATTTGAAGCGGTTAATTATCTGACGCAAATGGGCCATAAGCGCATCGCGCAGATATCTGGTCCGGACTCGGCGGTGTTATGCCAGTTCCGCTACCAGGGCTATCAGCAGGCACTTCGCCGAGCGGGCATCACGATGAACCCAAATTACTGCACTTATGGTGATTTCTCATTCGAAGATGGTGCAAAAGCATTACGTAAGCTTCTTTCCCTGCCTGAGCCACCAACGGCTATTTTCTGTCACAATGATGCGATGGCAATTGGAGCGATTCAGGAAGCCAAGAAATTGGGCTTACGTATTCCGCAAGACCTTTCTGTGGTGGGTTTCGATGATATTCAATTTGCCCAGTACTGTGATCCACCGTTGACAACCATCTCTCAGCCACGTTACGAAATTGGCCGTCAGGCGATGCTGATGATGCTCGAATTGCTCAGAGGGCATGACGTCCGCGCTGGCTCAAGGTTGCTGGAAACCCAGCTGATTGTGAGGGAAAGTGCGGCTCCACCAAGAATCAACTAA
- the hslV gene encoding ATP-dependent protease subunit HslV translates to MTTIVSVRRNNKVVIAGDGQVSLGNTVMKGNARKVRRLYNNKVLAGFAGGTADAFTLFEKFESKLQMHQGHLTKAAVELAKDWRSDRALRKLEALLAVADETASLIITGNGDVVQPENDLIAIGSGGNFAQAAATALLENTELDARDVAEKSLKIAGDICVFTNHHHTIEELEIPVELNAE, encoded by the coding sequence GTGACTACTATTGTATCTGTACGTCGAAACAACAAAGTCGTCATTGCTGGCGATGGACAAGTATCACTGGGTAACACTGTGATGAAAGGCAACGCACGTAAAGTACGTCGTTTGTATAACAACAAAGTGCTTGCTGGCTTTGCTGGTGGTACCGCAGACGCATTTACGCTGTTTGAAAAGTTTGAAAGCAAACTGCAAATGCACCAAGGCCATCTAACCAAAGCGGCTGTTGAGCTGGCCAAAGACTGGCGTAGTGATCGCGCGCTACGCAAACTTGAAGCCCTACTCGCGGTAGCAGATGAAACAGCCTCGCTTATCATCACTGGTAATGGTGATGTGGTACAGCCTGAGAACGATCTGATTGCGATTGGCTCTGGTGGTAATTTCGCCCAAGCAGCAGCGACGGCTTTACTTGAGAACACAGAGCTAGATGCTCGTGACGTCGCGGAGAAATCACTAAAAATTGCTGGTGATATCTGTGTGTTTACCAATCATCACCACACTATCGAAGAACTAGAAATCCCAGTTGAACTTAACGCTGAATAA
- the priA gene encoding primosomal protein N' yields MRPTIARVALPVPLDKQFDYQIPVHLFPIIGGRVSVPFGRQTLVGVVTALVNQSEFSVDKLKPLKQVLDSQPVWPDSLYELLQWCSQFYQYPLGDTLLNAMPSALRKGKEADFATLVEWQLTNAGRNQLMLGFGRAVKQAKVMHMLESGSVPHQHFIDQEVSSSVLKTLQEKGWIESIECKPEIRDWSHQVEADVDKPKLNEEQAVAIATVNSFDGFGCFLLEGVTGSGKTEVYLNLIKPVLEKGRQALVLVPEIGLTPQTINRFRHRFNVPVEVIHSGLNDSERLNAWLSARDKAAGIVIGTRSALLTPFADLGIIIVDEEHDASYKQQDSLRYHARDVAVMRASKEQIPIVLGSATPALETLHNALSGKYHHLTLTERAGNAVPTTNKVLDVKGQYLESGLSASLIAEIRQHLSAGNQVMLFLNRRGFSPALMCHDCGWIAECKRCDAYYTYHQYSNEIRCHHCGSQQPTIHQCQGCGSSNLVTVGVGTEQLEAQLGELFPEYQTIRIDRDSTRRKGSLESALGAIRSGKYQILIGTQMLAKGHHFPDVTLVALLDVDGSLYSSDFRASERLAQLFIQVAGRAGRASKPGEVILQTHHPEHSLLQALLTKSYRHFAETALQERKLAMLPPYSYLTLFRAEANDSQYVEAFLRQVRHTLEAHPLFDDCCQVLGPTPAPLAKRSGKYRWQLMLQTQTRSTMQKLLGSAKPAIQMLPNAKRVRWSLDIEPQDLS; encoded by the coding sequence ATGCGACCGACAATTGCCCGAGTGGCTTTACCTGTACCACTCGACAAACAGTTTGATTATCAGATTCCTGTTCACCTGTTTCCTATTATTGGTGGGCGTGTGTCTGTTCCGTTTGGTCGTCAGACGCTGGTCGGCGTGGTCACGGCGTTGGTGAATCAGTCCGAGTTCAGTGTTGACAAGCTCAAACCGCTAAAACAAGTGCTGGATTCTCAACCTGTTTGGCCAGATAGCCTCTATGAGTTGTTGCAATGGTGCAGTCAGTTTTATCAGTACCCTCTTGGAGACACCCTGCTCAATGCGATGCCAAGTGCACTTCGTAAAGGTAAAGAAGCCGATTTTGCAACGCTGGTGGAGTGGCAGTTGACTAATGCTGGGCGTAACCAACTGATGTTAGGTTTTGGCCGAGCAGTCAAGCAGGCTAAGGTCATGCATATGCTTGAAAGTGGTTCAGTACCACACCAGCATTTCATTGATCAAGAAGTCAGCTCTAGCGTTCTCAAAACCTTGCAGGAGAAAGGCTGGATTGAGTCGATCGAGTGCAAACCGGAGATTCGCGACTGGAGTCATCAGGTTGAAGCAGATGTGGACAAGCCAAAGCTTAATGAAGAGCAGGCTGTCGCTATTGCGACCGTAAATAGCTTTGATGGTTTTGGGTGTTTTTTACTGGAAGGAGTGACCGGTTCAGGTAAGACAGAAGTGTATCTGAACCTTATTAAGCCAGTATTGGAGAAAGGGCGGCAAGCCCTAGTATTAGTGCCTGAAATTGGCTTGACACCACAAACCATTAACCGTTTTCGCCACAGGTTTAATGTGCCAGTCGAAGTGATTCATTCGGGGCTTAACGACAGCGAAAGATTGAACGCTTGGTTAAGTGCCCGAGATAAAGCCGCTGGCATCGTGATTGGCACGCGCTCAGCACTGCTGACGCCTTTTGCTGATCTCGGCATCATCATTGTGGATGAAGAGCACGATGCTTCTTATAAGCAGCAAGACAGCCTTCGCTATCATGCGCGTGATGTTGCTGTGATGCGAGCTAGCAAAGAGCAAATTCCAATTGTACTGGGATCGGCGACACCAGCTCTGGAAACTCTACATAATGCTTTATCTGGCAAGTATCACCATCTGACACTGACCGAGCGCGCTGGTAATGCGGTACCGACGACCAACAAGGTGCTGGATGTGAAAGGTCAGTATTTGGAAAGTGGTCTATCTGCCTCCTTGATCGCTGAGATTCGTCAACACCTCAGTGCGGGTAATCAAGTGATGTTGTTCCTCAATCGGCGCGGTTTTTCGCCTGCTTTGATGTGTCATGATTGTGGTTGGATTGCGGAATGTAAGCGATGCGATGCTTATTATACCTATCATCAATACAGCAATGAGATCCGTTGTCACCACTGTGGTTCACAGCAGCCCACTATTCATCAGTGCCAAGGATGCGGATCGTCCAATTTGGTCACGGTGGGTGTAGGGACTGAGCAGCTCGAAGCGCAGCTTGGTGAGCTTTTTCCTGAATATCAAACCATTCGTATTGATCGCGATAGTACCCGACGTAAAGGCAGTCTGGAATCAGCTCTCGGAGCTATTCGCAGTGGTAAATATCAAATATTGATTGGTACGCAAATGTTGGCGAAAGGTCATCATTTTCCAGATGTGACATTGGTGGCGTTGTTGGATGTCGATGGATCACTTTACAGCAGTGACTTCAGAGCCTCAGAGCGTTTGGCTCAATTGTTTATTCAGGTCGCGGGACGAGCAGGGCGAGCCAGCAAGCCAGGAGAAGTTATATTGCAAACCCATCATCCTGAACATAGTTTACTTCAAGCTCTGCTGACGAAAAGTTATCGACATTTTGCCGAGACCGCCTTGCAGGAACGTAAACTGGCTATGTTGCCTCCTTACTCTTACTTGACCTTGTTCCGTGCTGAGGCGAATGACTCTCAGTATGTAGAAGCATTTTTACGTCAAGTACGCCATACGTTGGAAGCGCACCCACTATTTGATGATTGCTGTCAGGTGCTAGGTCCTACGCCAGCTCCGTTGGCGAAGCGGTCAGGCAAATACCGCTGGCAGCTAATGTTGCAGACGCAAACTCGATCAACGATGCAAAAACTATTAGGGAGTGCAAAGCCAGCGATCCAAATGTTGCCAAATGCGAAGAGAGTTCGCTGGTCTCTAGATATTGAGCCGCAGGACTTGAGTTAA
- the hslU gene encoding HslU--HslV peptidase ATPase subunit: protein MSEMTPREIVHELNRHIIGQDNAKRSVAIALRNRWRRMQLEESLRVEVTPKNILMIGPTGVGKTEIARRLAKLANAPFIKVEATKFTEVGYVGKEVETIIRDLTDVAIKMTHQQAMEKVKFRAEEQAEERVLDALLPPARDAWGQNEQQDESASNTRQIFRKKLREGKLDDKEIEVDVAAPQMGVEIMAPPGMEEMTNQLQGMFQNLAGDTKKKRKLKIKDAFKALTEEEAAKLVNQEELKEQAIFNVENNGIVFIDEIDKICKRGESSGPDVSREGVQRDLLPLIEGSTVSTKHGMVKTDHILFVASGAFQVAKPSDLIPELQGRLPIRVELEALSSHDFKRILTEPKASLTEQYIALMKTEDVDIEFTEEGITQIAEAAWTVNETTENIGARRLHTVMERLMDEISFEATDKSGSKLTIDAEYVKAKLGETIEDEDLSRFIL, encoded by the coding sequence ATGTCTGAAATGACTCCCCGCGAAATTGTGCATGAACTTAACCGCCACATCATTGGTCAGGATAACGCGAAACGCTCAGTGGCCATTGCACTGCGTAACCGCTGGCGTCGTATGCAGCTTGAAGAAAGTTTGCGTGTTGAAGTCACACCAAAGAACATTCTGATGATTGGCCCAACGGGTGTCGGTAAAACGGAGATTGCGCGTCGTTTAGCTAAACTGGCCAATGCGCCGTTTATTAAAGTGGAAGCAACAAAATTCACTGAAGTGGGTTACGTTGGTAAAGAAGTTGAGACCATCATTCGCGATCTGACAGATGTCGCTATTAAGATGACACATCAGCAGGCGATGGAGAAAGTTAAATTCCGTGCTGAAGAGCAAGCAGAAGAACGTGTTCTTGATGCGCTTTTACCACCAGCGCGAGACGCTTGGGGGCAAAATGAGCAGCAAGACGAAAGCGCTTCTAACACGCGTCAAATCTTCCGCAAGAAACTCCGCGAAGGCAAACTCGACGACAAAGAGATCGAAGTCGATGTAGCCGCACCTCAGATGGGTGTAGAAATCATGGCGCCTCCTGGCATGGAGGAAATGACTAACCAGCTTCAAGGTATGTTCCAAAACTTAGCTGGCGATACTAAGAAAAAACGTAAGCTGAAAATCAAAGATGCATTTAAGGCACTAACGGAAGAAGAAGCCGCGAAACTGGTTAATCAGGAAGAGCTGAAAGAACAGGCGATCTTCAACGTTGAGAACAACGGTATCGTGTTTATCGATGAGATTGACAAGATCTGTAAGCGTGGCGAAAGCTCAGGTCCAGATGTGTCTCGCGAAGGTGTTCAGCGTGACCTGCTTCCTTTGATTGAAGGTAGCACAGTCTCAACTAAGCACGGCATGGTGAAAACAGACCATATTCTATTTGTGGCATCTGGCGCATTCCAAGTGGCTAAGCCATCGGATCTGATCCCTGAACTGCAAGGTCGTCTGCCAATTCGTGTCGAGCTAGAAGCGCTTTCAAGTCACGACTTCAAACGTATTTTGACTGAGCCCAAAGCGTCACTGACAGAGCAGTATATTGCTCTGATGAAGACGGAAGACGTTGATATCGAATTTACTGAAGAGGGTATCACTCAAATCGCAGAAGCGGCATGGACAGTGAATGAAACCACTGAGAATATCGGTGCTCGCCGCCTGCATACGGTGATGGAGCGCTTGATGGATGAGATTTCATTTGAAGCAACAGACAAATCAGGTTCGAAACTGACGATTGATGCCGAATACGTTAAAGCTAAGTTAGGTGAAACCATAGAAGATGAAGACCTAAGTCGTTTCATTCTTTAA
- the frdC gene encoding fumarate reductase subunit FrdC — MSNRKPYVREVKRTWWKDHPFYRFYMLREATVLPLILFTVFLTFGLGSLVKGPEAWQGWLEFMANPVVVAINIVALAGSLLHAQTFFSMMPQVMPIRLKGKPVDKKIIVLTQWAAVAFISLIVLVIV, encoded by the coding sequence ATGAGCAATCGTAAACCTTACGTTCGTGAAGTAAAGCGTACTTGGTGGAAAGATCATCCTTTTTACCGCTTCTACATGCTTCGCGAAGCGACTGTACTGCCTCTGATCCTATTTACTGTCTTCCTAACTTTCGGTTTAGGTTCATTAGTGAAAGGCCCAGAAGCATGGCAAGGTTGGCTTGAGTTTATGGCCAATCCAGTGGTCGTAGCGATTAACATCGTTGCGCTTGCAGGTAGCCTACTGCACGCTCAAACGTTCTTCAGCATGATGCCGCAGGTAATGCCGATTCGCTTAAAAGGTAAGCCAGTGGATAAGAAGATCATTGTGCTTACTCAATGGGCAGCCGTGGCATTTATTTCTCTGATTGTGCTGGTAATCGTTTAA
- the frdA gene encoding fumarate reductase (quinol) flavoprotein subunit yields the protein MQTITTDIAVIGAGGAGLRTAIAAAEANPNLEVALISKVYPMRSHTVAAEGGSAAVIKDEDSLDNHFNDTVGGGDWLCEQDVVEYFVENATREMIQMEQWGCPWSRKENGEVNVRRFGGMKVERTWFAADKTGFHMLHTLFQTSMKYDNIKRFDEYFVVDLLVDEGEVQGLIAIHMSEGELVTIKAKSVVLATGGAGRVYHCNTNGGIVTGDGMAMAYRHGVPLRDMEFVQYHPTGLPGTGILMTEGCRGEGGIIVNKNGYRYLQDYGMGPETPVGQPKNKYMELGPRDKVSQAFWHEQQKGNTIKHPLGDVVHLDLRHLGEEYLQERLPFICELAKAYVNVDPAKEPIPIRPTVHYTMGGIETNGECETRIKGLFAVGECASVGLHGANRLGSNSLAEFVVFGRVAGEQAVKRAAEFKGWNEESIAAQVKDVQQRIAALMNQEGDENWADIRTEMGHTMEAGCGIYRQEDLMQATINKITELKERYKRISIKDKGKVFNTDLLYAIEVGYGLEVAEAMVHSAILRKESRGAHQRLDDGCTERDDVEFLKHSLAFFQPDAAPTIDYSKVTITKSQPKARLYGEAAEKAAAEEAAKASQKSTEEQA from the coding sequence GTGCAAACTATCACCACAGATATCGCAGTCATCGGCGCTGGCGGCGCTGGTCTTCGCACTGCTATTGCAGCAGCTGAAGCAAACCCTAACCTAGAAGTCGCACTGATTTCTAAAGTTTATCCAATGCGTTCTCACACGGTCGCAGCGGAGGGTGGCTCGGCAGCAGTTATCAAGGATGAAGATAGCCTAGACAACCACTTCAACGACACGGTTGGCGGTGGCGACTGGCTATGTGAACAGGACGTTGTTGAATATTTTGTAGAAAACGCGACTCGCGAAATGATCCAAATGGAGCAATGGGGCTGCCCATGGAGTCGTAAAGAAAACGGTGAAGTCAACGTACGCCGATTCGGTGGTATGAAGGTTGAGCGCACATGGTTTGCGGCTGATAAAACTGGCTTCCATATGCTTCACACCCTATTCCAGACATCAATGAAGTACGACAACATCAAACGCTTTGATGAGTACTTTGTGGTAGATCTGCTTGTCGATGAAGGCGAAGTGCAAGGTCTTATCGCTATCCACATGTCAGAAGGTGAACTCGTTACGATTAAAGCCAAGTCTGTTGTTTTAGCAACAGGTGGCGCAGGTCGTGTTTATCACTGTAATACTAACGGCGGTATCGTAACCGGGGATGGTATGGCAATGGCTTACCGTCATGGCGTACCTCTACGTGATATGGAATTCGTTCAGTACCACCCAACCGGTCTTCCAGGTACAGGTATCCTGATGACCGAAGGCTGTCGTGGTGAAGGCGGTATCATCGTTAACAAGAATGGCTACCGTTACCTACAAGACTACGGCATGGGCCCTGAAACTCCAGTTGGCCAGCCAAAGAACAAATACATGGAACTCGGTCCTCGCGACAAGGTTTCACAGGCTTTCTGGCACGAACAGCAGAAAGGCAACACCATTAAACATCCTCTAGGTGATGTGGTTCATCTAGACCTTCGCCACCTTGGTGAAGAGTACCTGCAAGAGCGTCTACCGTTTATCTGTGAGCTAGCGAAAGCATACGTTAACGTTGACCCTGCGAAAGAGCCGATTCCAATTCGTCCAACGGTGCACTACACCATGGGTGGTATTGAAACTAACGGCGAATGTGAGACGCGCATTAAAGGTCTATTCGCAGTAGGCGAATGTGCTTCTGTTGGTCTTCACGGCGCTAACCGTCTAGGTTCTAACTCGCTGGCTGAGTTTGTGGTATTCGGCCGTGTTGCTGGTGAACAAGCAGTGAAACGCGCTGCGGAATTCAAGGGCTGGAACGAAGAGTCTATTGCCGCTCAAGTCAAAGATGTTCAGCAGCGTATTGCCGCGTTAATGAACCAAGAAGGCGATGAAAACTGGGCTGATATCCGCACAGAAATGGGTCACACCATGGAAGCAGGCTGTGGTATCTACCGCCAAGAAGATTTGATGCAAGCCACCATTAATAAAATCACTGAGTTGAAAGAGCGTTACAAGCGCATCAGCATCAAAGACAAAGGCAAAGTGTTCAACACTGACCTTCTGTACGCAATCGAAGTCGGTTACGGCCTAGAAGTGGCAGAAGCGATGGTTCACTCTGCGATCTTACGTAAAGAGTCTCGTGGCGCCCACCAACGTCTAGACGATGGCTGTACTGAACGTGATGACGTAGAGTTCCTCAAACACTCTCTGGCTTTCTTCCAACCAGATGCAGCGCCAACCATCGACTACAGCAAGGTGACCATCACTAAGTCACAACCGAAAGCTCGTCTATACGGTGAAGCAGCTGAGAAAGCAGCCGCTGAAGAAGCAGCAAAAGCGTCACAGAAGAGCACAGAGGAGCAAGCATAA
- a CDS encoding nitroreductase family protein, with amino-acid sequence MSTTESHSPLNDFIEFPAEEMSARAEQNYQQLKRRHSIRRFSDRPVAKDVIENCILAAGTAPSGANHQPWHFVAISRAEVKGQIRQAAEELERSFYEGRAGQEWLDALKPLGTHASKPYLETAPWLIAVFSQKKGGVSNDGEQTNYYVHESVGIATGFLLQALHNAGLGTLTHTPKPMSFLSKICGRDNDVDRPYMLIVTGYPAEDATIPEHATHKKPLSDIATFME; translated from the coding sequence ATGTCGACCACAGAATCCCATTCGCCTTTGAATGATTTTATTGAATTTCCTGCCGAGGAAATGTCAGCGCGTGCTGAGCAAAACTACCAGCAGCTCAAACGCCGCCATTCGATTCGCCGCTTTTCAGATCGACCAGTAGCGAAAGATGTCATTGAGAACTGTATCCTTGCAGCTGGAACCGCGCCTAGTGGAGCGAATCATCAACCTTGGCATTTTGTCGCCATCAGTCGTGCGGAAGTGAAAGGTCAAATTCGCCAGGCTGCAGAAGAGTTAGAGCGTTCTTTCTACGAAGGGAGAGCAGGGCAGGAGTGGCTGGATGCTTTAAAGCCCTTAGGGACTCACGCCAGTAAACCCTATCTTGAGACAGCGCCTTGGTTAATTGCCGTTTTTTCACAGAAGAAAGGTGGCGTGAGCAATGATGGTGAGCAAACCAATTATTACGTGCATGAATCGGTCGGTATAGCAACGGGCTTTTTACTCCAAGCATTGCATAACGCAGGCCTAGGAACATTAACGCATACCCCTAAACCAATGAGCTTTCTGAGTAAGATTTGTGGCCGTGATAACGATGTCGACAGGCCGTACATGTTGATTGTGACGGGTTATCCTGCTGAAGATGCAACGATTCCTGAACATGCGACTCATAAGAAACCTTTATCTGATATCGCAACTTTCATGGAATGA
- the frdD gene encoding fumarate reductase subunit FrdD, with translation MKPNFSVDRAPKRSDEPIWWGLFGAGGTWFAMITPVTILVLGLLAPLGIINAEALSYERVVNFATSIIGALFIIGTLALPMWHAMHRVHHGMHDLKIHAGLAGKVGCYAFAGLISVLSVIFIFML, from the coding sequence ATGAAACCTAATTTTTCTGTAGATAGAGCCCCTAAGCGTTCTGATGAACCAATTTGGTGGGGACTGTTTGGCGCTGGCGGTACTTGGTTTGCCATGATTACCCCTGTGACGATTCTGGTTCTTGGATTACTTGCTCCATTGGGCATCATCAATGCAGAAGCTCTAAGCTACGAGCGTGTGGTTAATTTTGCAACAAGCATCATTGGCGCTCTATTTATCATTGGTACGCTAGCGCTACCAATGTGGCATGCAATGCACCGTGTCCATCATGGTATGCATGATCTCAAAATTCATGCTGGACTAGCTGGGAAAGTCGGCTGTTACGCCTTTGCAGGGCTCATCTCGGTCTTGAGCGTGATTTTTATCTTTATGCTCTGA
- a CDS encoding SPOR domain-containing protein produces the protein MANRDYVKRGRGNSGRKPARKKSAPKRRPWRSGLLAILLVCGFGYGLYTLSNDPQPPQPVVKQTQPKPKLKAEKTLPPPPEEKWDYVESLPSREIEVTAKKQVVSEIPYIMQCGAYTNASQAEARKLDIAFQGINSKIRKKEGSKWYRVVLGPYKFKRDAERDKHKLQRAKIEPCAIWKEAQ, from the coding sequence GTGGCAAATAGAGATTATGTAAAACGCGGTCGCGGAAACAGTGGGCGAAAACCAGCGCGTAAGAAGTCGGCGCCAAAGAGAAGGCCTTGGCGCAGTGGATTGCTGGCGATTCTGCTGGTGTGTGGATTTGGGTATGGGTTATATACGCTCAGTAATGACCCTCAACCGCCTCAGCCTGTAGTAAAGCAGACTCAGCCGAAGCCTAAACTCAAAGCCGAAAAAACGTTGCCACCTCCTCCGGAGGAAAAGTGGGACTATGTTGAGTCTTTACCAAGCCGCGAAATTGAAGTGACTGCCAAAAAGCAGGTGGTGTCTGAGATCCCATACATAATGCAGTGTGGCGCGTATACCAATGCCTCGCAGGCTGAAGCACGTAAGCTCGATATCGCTTTTCAGGGCATAAACAGTAAGATCCGTAAAAAAGAAGGGAGCAAATGGTATCGGGTAGTGCTCGGACCATATAAATTCAAGCGTGATGCCGAGCGAGACAAACACAAGCTTCAGCGCGCCAAGATTGAACCTTGTGCAATCTGGAAAGAAGCGCAGTAA
- the rpmE gene encoding 50S ribosomal protein L31, translating into MKAGIHPEYKAVKATCSCGNSFEFNSTLTKESIHLDVCDKCHPFYTGKQRIVDTGGRVDRFNKRFGALSSKK; encoded by the coding sequence ATGAAAGCTGGTATCCACCCAGAATACAAAGCAGTTAAAGCAACTTGTTCTTGCGGTAACTCTTTCGAGTTCAACTCAACTCTAACTAAAGAGTCAATCCACCTAGACGTATGTGACAAATGTCACCCATTCTACACTGGTAAGCAGCGTATCGTTGATACTGGCGGCCGTGTAGATCGCTTCAACAAGCGTTTCGGTGCTCTTTCTTCTAAGAAGTAA
- a CDS encoding succinate dehydrogenase/fumarate reductase iron-sulfur subunit: MSANRIQKVEILRYDPEKDAEPHFQTFEVPFDETMSTLDALGYIKDNLDKDLSYRWSCRMAICGSCGIMVNGVPKLACKSFLRDYPNGVKIEPLANFPIEKDLIVDMTPFIERLEAIKPYIIGNDRKPEDGTNLQTPEQMAKYKQFAGCINCGLCYAACPQFGLNPEFIGPAALTLAHRYNLDSRDNGKAERMAMINGENGAWGCTFVGYCSEVCPKNVDPAAAVNQGKVESSMDFVIAMLKPDGTPAKTAEEA, from the coding sequence ATGTCAGCAAATCGCATCCAAAAAGTAGAGATTCTGCGTTATGACCCTGAGAAAGACGCAGAACCGCATTTCCAGACATTTGAAGTACCATTCGACGAAACCATGTCGACGCTTGATGCACTTGGCTACATCAAAGATAACCTAGATAAAGACCTGTCTTACCGTTGGTCTTGTCGTATGGCGATCTGTGGTTCATGCGGCATCATGGTTAACGGCGTGCCAAAACTTGCTTGTAAAAGCTTCCTCCGCGATTACCCAAACGGCGTGAAGATCGAGCCTCTCGCAAACTTCCCAATCGAGAAGGACCTGATTGTCGACATGACGCCGTTCATTGAGCGCCTTGAAGCCATCAAGCCTTACATCATCGGTAACGATCGTAAACCTGAAGATGGCACTAACCTGCAAACGCCAGAGCAAATGGCCAAGTACAAGCAGTTCGCAGGTTGTATCAACTGTGGCCTATGTTACGCAGCGTGTCCGCAGTTTGGTCTAAACCCTGAGTTTATCGGCCCTGCTGCACTGACTCTTGCCCATCGTTACAACCTCGATAGTCGTGACAATGGTAAAGCTGAACGTATGGCGATGATCAATGGTGAAAACGGCGCTTGGGGCTGTACCTTCGTCGGTTACTGTTCTGAAGTGTGCCCGAAGAACGTCGATCCTGCAGCCGCAGTAAACCAAGGTAAAGTCGAGTCTTCTATGGACTTCGTGATTGCTATGCTGAAGCCTGACGGCACACCAGCAAAAACAGCAGAGGAGGCATAA